The proteins below are encoded in one region of Belonocnema kinseyi isolate 2016_QV_RU_SX_M_011 chromosome 5, B_treatae_v1, whole genome shotgun sequence:
- the LOC117172780 gene encoding SAP30-binding protein produces the protein MSVQSVALASLTATYTDSEGEDGVEDDHQETSNTPRGAAPYNNQVGQPQVVFNSSPISGRSTSHSPIVSSNFTGTRHIISSYNAPILVTEVTSRVQRLVSYIDDTIISDDEGTASHLMEGMPVENGRLSSATIEQSPSRQGELVSDGEADSYGVIIPPEPSGVCPSELQEKITTLFRKMESGGLDMNKVIQQRKDFRNPSIYEKLIQYCKIDELGSNYPPERFDPLKWGKDSYYEELAKVQKVEMEKLEAKRKEKTKIEIVSGLAKRPSSSSTTADEDAKKRKSKWDQVATGAPSTVNKPSLLIPQPTFTTLTTSATGTKATVISAFGSLPKKRL, from the coding sequence ATGTCTGTACAAAGTGTTGCTCTGGCATCTCTCACGGCCACGTATACCGACTCGGAGGGCGAGGACGGTGTGGAAGATGACCATCAGGAGACCTCAAATACTCCCCGGGGGGCTGCCCCGTACAATAACCAAGTGGGTCAGCCCCAGGTTGTCTTCAACAGTAGTCCCATATCTGGTCGATCGACTTCACACAGTCCTATCGTCAGTTCCAACTTCACTGGGACGAGACATATCATCTCGTCGTATAACGCACCCATCTTAGTAACGGAAGTGACCTCGAGGGTGCAGAGATTGGTTTCTTATATCGATGACACCATTATCTCCGATGACGAAGGAACTGCTTCTCATTTGATGGAGGGTATGCCAGTCGAAAACGGCCGGCTATCCTCCGCCACTATTGAACAGTCACCCTCTCGTCAGGGGGAATTAGTTTCAGATGGAGAAGCTGACAGCTACGGGGTGATAATCCCGCCCGAGCCGTCCGGCGTCTGTCCGTCCGAGCTGCAGGAAAAGATCACAACTCTCTTCAGGAAAATGGAGTCTGGAGGACTGGACATGAACAAGGTCATTCAGCAGAGGAAGGACTTTAGGAATCCATCCATCTACGAGAAGCTCATCCAGTACTGCAAGATCGACGAACTCGGCTCGAATTATCCGCCGGAGCGATTCGATCCTCTCAAGTGGGGCAAGGACTCCTACTACGAGGAACTCGCCAAGGTACAGAAAGTCGAGATGGAGAAATTGGAGGCGAAAAGGAAGGAGaagacgaaaattgaaattgtcTCGGGTCTTGCGAAGCGACCCAGTTCCTCGTCCACGACGGCGGACGAGGACGCGAAGAAGAGAAAAAGCAAGTGGGACCAGGTCGCGACCGGCGCACCGTCGACGGTTAACAAACCCTCGCTTCTCATTCCTCAACCTACTTTCACAACACTTACCACCTCCGCAACTGGCACCAAAGCCACTGTCATTTCAGCTTTTGGGTCTCTACCAAAGAAAAGACTGTAA